From Sporosarcina sp. Te-1, the proteins below share one genomic window:
- a CDS encoding DEAD/DEAH box helicase: protein MFMRIEKSSDWKEGLQKRLDGELEWDNWTLYQMCYDVEKRKLIPTFYGLQSPKYLPALTPYPHQLEAAETVIERMNGKAILADEVGLGKTIEAGLILKEYLIRGLVKKALILTPASLLNQWIEELNQKFHIPAIPFNKKYDLNLCNIVVASLDMAKRSPHKENIYNQNYDLVIVDEAHKLKNHKTKNYEFVQSLKKKFCLLLTATPIQNDVFELFHLISLLKPGHLGNFETFQQVFSASKHNVEEDEFLKELINQVMVRNSRQHIGLDWTSRRVQIIPLEFSDKEKEVYELIANSGQHLQAFSDAFTVMTLKREFCSSKEAAWLTLEKLVEKCQGAEERAYMDELLQKLQALDFNTKAEKAYEIIKQANDKVIIFTEYHASQTYLQAFLYSKGITSVPFNGKFNKSKREWMKQLFKEKAQVLIATESGSEGINLQFCHHVINYDLPWNPMKVEQRIGRVHRLGQEHDVHIYNLAIKHTIEDYMLELLNTKIGVFEKVVGELDDILSEYRLSI, encoded by the coding sequence ATGTTTATGCGAATCGAAAAATCGTCCGATTGGAAAGAAGGCTTGCAGAAACGATTGGACGGCGAGCTGGAGTGGGACAACTGGACGCTGTACCAAATGTGCTATGACGTAGAGAAGAGGAAGTTGATTCCTACCTTTTATGGTCTGCAGTCACCGAAGTATTTGCCTGCCCTTACGCCATACCCTCATCAATTGGAGGCGGCTGAGACAGTCATTGAACGGATGAACGGCAAGGCGATCTTGGCGGACGAAGTAGGTCTTGGGAAAACGATTGAGGCTGGTCTAATCTTAAAAGAATACCTCATCCGCGGTCTTGTGAAAAAGGCGCTTATCCTGACGCCGGCGTCCTTGTTGAATCAATGGATTGAAGAGTTGAATCAAAAATTCCATATCCCTGCAATTCCTTTTAATAAAAAGTATGATTTGAATTTGTGTAATATAGTCGTGGCAAGCCTCGATATGGCGAAACGTAGTCCCCATAAGGAAAACATCTACAATCAGAATTATGATTTAGTCATCGTGGATGAAGCCCATAAATTGAAGAACCATAAAACGAAAAATTATGAGTTTGTTCAAAGTTTAAAGAAGAAGTTTTGCCTGTTGTTGACGGCCACTCCGATTCAAAACGATGTCTTTGAATTATTCCATCTCATCTCTCTTCTTAAACCTGGCCATCTCGGAAATTTTGAGACATTTCAACAAGTATTTTCGGCAAGCAAGCATAACGTGGAAGAAGATGAGTTTTTAAAGGAATTAATTAACCAAGTGATGGTAAGGAACTCCAGACAGCATATTGGCCTTGATTGGACAAGCCGTCGAGTGCAGATTATTCCACTCGAATTTAGTGACAAGGAAAAAGAAGTGTATGAGCTGATTGCGAATTCAGGACAGCATTTGCAGGCTTTCTCGGATGCATTTACGGTCATGACATTAAAAAGAGAATTCTGCAGCAGCAAAGAGGCTGCTTGGCTGACACTTGAGAAATTGGTTGAAAAATGCCAGGGCGCTGAAGAAAGAGCGTATATGGATGAATTGCTTCAGAAATTGCAGGCGCTCGATTTCAATACGAAGGCTGAGAAGGCGTATGAAATTATTAAACAGGCGAATGATAAAGTCATTATCTTCACTGAATACCATGCGAGCCAAACCTACTTACAGGCATTCCTGTATTCCAAAGGAATCACTAGCGTCCCGTTCAACGGGAAATTTAATAAAAGCAAGCGGGAATGGATGAAACAGTTATTTAAAGAGAAAGCGCAAGTATTGATTGCGACGGAGTCGGGCAGTGAAGGGATCAACTTGCAATTCTGCCATCATGTCATTAATTATGATCTGCCTTGGAATCCGATGAAGGTGGAGCAGCGGATCGGACGTGTCCATCGGCTTGGGCAAGAGCATGATGTCCATATTTATAATTTGGCTATCAAACATACGATTGAGGATTATATGTTGGAATTGCTGAATACCAAAATAGGC
- a CDS encoding M23 family metallopeptidase — translation MDGVLSIAFLLFMLIVLPAVFIFVLWRAAFKSKLEWGLEAGSSILLVVWLFQSANWSWIGIWARYIWMVLLAVALFISWIKIRTLPLKVKYTGNQKFSIAIHGFLILVFGYYNVMTITSYSTKEDGVDLVFPIQEGAYYVGHGGNHRMMNYHQDYPPQKYALDILGLNGLGTRAKGLLPTNLDQYAIYGDRLVSPCNGTVVETQDGLIDMTPPEMDSDQPEGNHVSLICEQHPATVLLAHMQQGSVAVKEGDIVKTGQYLGKVGNSGNTSEPHLHIHAEMEGVGVPIRFDGRFLVRNNVIKAGK, via the coding sequence ATGGATGGGGTGTTGTCAATTGCTTTTCTACTCTTTATGCTGATCGTCTTGCCTGCTGTGTTCATTTTTGTTCTGTGGAGGGCGGCGTTCAAAAGCAAGTTGGAGTGGGGGCTGGAGGCGGGTTCTTCCATCTTGTTGGTCGTTTGGCTGTTTCAGTCTGCCAACTGGAGTTGGATAGGAATCTGGGCACGATATATATGGATGGTCCTGCTGGCTGTCGCTTTGTTTATATCATGGATAAAGATACGCACATTGCCCCTCAAGGTGAAATATACAGGGAATCAGAAGTTTTCGATAGCGATCCATGGATTCCTTATACTCGTCTTTGGTTATTACAATGTAATGACGATTACGAGTTACTCGACAAAGGAAGATGGGGTTGACTTAGTTTTTCCAATACAAGAGGGCGCCTACTATGTAGGGCACGGAGGGAACCATCGAATGATGAATTATCATCAGGACTATCCCCCTCAAAAGTATGCGTTAGATATTTTGGGGTTAAATGGATTGGGGACACGCGCCAAAGGCTTATTACCTACAAATCTTGATCAATATGCCATCTATGGCGATCGCTTAGTGAGCCCTTGCAACGGGACAGTGGTGGAGACGCAAGACGGTTTGATTGATATGACACCACCCGAAATGGATTCTGACCAACCAGAAGGTAATCATGTGTCCTTAATTTGCGAGCAGCACCCGGCTACGGTTCTCCTGGCCCACATGCAGCAGGGGAGCGTGGCTGTGAAGGAAGGGGACATTGTTAAAACGGGGCAATACCTTGGGAAAGTCGGGAATTCAGGAAACACATCAGAACCTCACTTGCATATCCATGCAGAAATGGAAGGAGTAGGCGTGCCGATTCGGTTCGACGGACGTTTTCTAGTGCGGAATAATGTAATCAAAGCGGGGAAATGA
- a CDS encoding DinB family protein, translating into MKTLFEYNWQVRQDWYRWCEEVEEEELLRARTGGVGSILQTLFHIIDVEWSWIRRMQGKSDKAENFDEYSRLQLIRELDARYKTEVEAFIGSWENRMEHNILEETLPDGQVSQDTWGEILRHLIAHEIHHMGQLSVWAREVGKEPISANVIGRGLVLSPQ; encoded by the coding sequence TTGAAAACCTTGTTTGAATACAATTGGCAAGTAAGACAGGATTGGTATCGATGGTGTGAAGAAGTGGAGGAAGAGGAACTTCTGCGTGCTCGGACTGGAGGCGTTGGTAGTATCTTGCAGACCTTATTCCATATTATCGATGTGGAATGGAGTTGGATTCGAAGGATGCAAGGGAAATCCGACAAGGCAGAAAATTTTGATGAGTACTCCCGTCTTCAGTTGATTCGTGAACTGGATGCACGCTATAAAACCGAAGTCGAGGCTTTCATTGGCTCTTGGGAAAACCGGATGGAGCATAACATCTTGGAGGAGACCTTGCCGGATGGACAGGTAAGCCAGGATACATGGGGAGAAATCCTAAGACATCTCATCGCCCATGAAATTCACCATATGGGACAGTTGTCGGTATGGGCACGGGAAGTCGGAAAGGAACCGATTTCCGCGAATGTTATCGGGCGAGGTCTCGTTCTATCACCTCAATAA
- a CDS encoding GNAT family N-acetyltransferase: protein MEFPSMETDRLDLVRVERKHAGALFNNFSNPEVVAYYGMDPMTELAQAERLVRHFDEVRRAGRGIRWGIVYRKEQRLVGTIGLNQLSKGMKRAEIGFEIHPDFWRTGITSEAVQAVLRYSFDELELHRMGAVTFLDNVASIGLLKKHGFQEEGILRGYLYQNGQSHDGRIFSLLEPEYRSLKEGPA from the coding sequence ATGGAATTTCCGTCAATGGAAACGGACCGTTTGGATCTCGTTCGAGTTGAAAGGAAGCATGCCGGAGCGTTATTTAATAACTTTTCCAATCCGGAGGTCGTTGCCTACTATGGGATGGATCCGATGACCGAGCTAGCACAAGCTGAGAGATTAGTTCGCCATTTCGACGAGGTGCGCAGGGCGGGCCGAGGGATCCGATGGGGCATCGTTTACCGAAAAGAACAACGCTTAGTAGGCACAATCGGGTTGAATCAATTATCGAAAGGGATGAAACGGGCGGAAATTGGATTTGAAATTCATCCTGACTTTTGGCGTACAGGCATCACATCCGAAGCGGTTCAAGCCGTATTGCGTTATTCATTTGATGAGCTGGAATTACATCGGATGGGAGCTGTAACTTTCCTGGACAACGTCGCCTCGATTGGACTATTGAAAAAACATGGATTTCAAGAAGAAGGGATTTTGCGCGGCTATCTATACCAAAACGGACAATCCCATGATGGCCGTATATTTTCACTTTTGGAACCAGAGTATCGGTCATTGAAGGAGGGTCCCGCTTGA
- a CDS encoding pentapeptide repeat-containing protein, giving the protein MSQLEIKSEHRPNALRSDCTNCFALCCVALPFAASADFAFHKDGGTPCRNLQSDFRCSIHMELREKGCNGCVSYECFGAGQKVSQTIFKGNDWRTAPETASSMYAVFPLVQQLHEMLYYLSDALSRDALRDIHGDLQAVYEEIEQLTELPVDQIVQLDVPIHRVKVNELLLVASERIRSNAVMLRDPARMPKKKAGKGTDLIGANFRNTDIRGMNFRGALLIGADFRQADLRETDMIGADLRAANLNGADLRGSLFLTQAQLNSATGDKTTKIPLSLLRPAHWTSKK; this is encoded by the coding sequence ATGTCTCAGCTAGAAATCAAATCGGAACATCGTCCGAATGCATTGCGGTCCGACTGCACCAATTGCTTTGCTTTGTGCTGCGTGGCTCTGCCTTTCGCGGCCTCCGCTGATTTCGCCTTTCATAAAGATGGGGGAACGCCATGCCGGAACCTTCAATCTGATTTCCGATGCAGCATTCATATGGAACTTCGAGAAAAAGGATGTAATGGATGTGTATCCTACGAATGCTTTGGAGCAGGCCAAAAAGTATCTCAAACCATTTTTAAAGGAAACGATTGGAGAACAGCACCGGAAACCGCTTCATCGATGTATGCCGTTTTTCCGCTTGTACAGCAGCTCCATGAAATGCTTTATTACTTGTCTGATGCGTTATCAAGGGACGCACTACGTGATATTCATGGTGATCTTCAGGCCGTTTATGAGGAAATTGAACAGCTTACGGAACTGCCAGTCGACCAAATTGTCCAATTGGATGTGCCGATCCATCGCGTAAAAGTGAATGAGCTTCTGTTGGTTGCGAGTGAACGAATCCGTTCGAATGCAGTGATGCTGAGAGATCCAGCGAGGATGCCAAAGAAAAAGGCAGGTAAAGGTACTGACTTGATTGGTGCGAATTTCCGAAATACGGATATAAGAGGGATGAACTTCCGAGGGGCCCTTCTCATCGGTGCGGACTTTCGCCAGGCTGATTTACGAGAGACGGATATGATCGGTGCTGACCTGCGAGCCGCCAATCTAAACGGAGCCGACCTTCGAGGCAGCCTCTTCTTGACACAAGCGCAATTAAACTCCGCAACGGGCGATAAGACTACCAAGATTCCTCTTAGCTTACTACGTCCGGCGCACTGGACTTCCAAGAAATGA
- a CDS encoding DHA2 family efflux MFS transporter permease subunit codes for MIVELKEKWVVNKQYKTGPIMAALLIAGFVGLFSETALNIALNELKGIFDVDATTIQWLATGYFLTLGILVPVTGILMQKYTTRQMFLASLFFSIIGTVVAALAPAFEVLLAARIIQAAGLAIMLPLTQNVIFTIYPPDKRGGAMGMMGLVILAGPAFGPTLAGMILDAISWHWIFWLALPFLLLSLVLGIVFIPNVNEIRKVSIDLLSVVLSTVGFGGVVYGVSSGGSLGWTDAIVLGSIGIGFMALILFAIRQVRMPEPMLNLRAFKHSLFTLGLVMNVITFFNMLSLLVVLPMYMQMALLISAFVSGLVLLPGSLLNCVLAPIVGRLFDKYGPRALITPGTILVVIAYILYISLGSNTALWPVILAHMIMMLGIGMVIPSVQTNTLNALPRKLYPDGIAISQTSQQVAGALGIGIMISLFTARQNQLLLTVPDVSSAASSAAFVVFMVGLLFAVINVILSLFIKRPAS; via the coding sequence ATGATTGTAGAGTTAAAGGAGAAGTGGGTTGTGAATAAACAATATAAAACAGGCCCTATTATGGCTGCCCTGCTGATTGCGGGATTTGTCGGGCTCTTCAGCGAGACCGCGTTAAATATCGCCTTAAATGAATTAAAAGGAATTTTCGATGTCGATGCGACGACCATCCAATGGCTTGCGACAGGTTACTTTCTAACACTTGGCATCTTAGTGCCCGTGACAGGGATCTTAATGCAGAAATACACCACGCGCCAAATGTTCTTGGCATCTTTATTCTTTTCTATTATCGGAACTGTCGTGGCAGCTCTCGCTCCTGCATTTGAAGTTTTGCTTGCAGCACGTATCATACAGGCTGCCGGGCTTGCGATTATGCTGCCGCTTACGCAAAATGTTATTTTTACTATTTATCCACCGGACAAACGTGGCGGTGCAATGGGGATGATGGGCTTGGTTATTTTAGCGGGCCCTGCCTTCGGACCGACTTTGGCTGGGATGATCTTAGATGCCATCTCGTGGCATTGGATTTTTTGGCTTGCTTTACCGTTTTTACTGCTCTCCCTCGTCTTGGGTATCGTATTCATTCCAAATGTAAACGAGATACGAAAGGTATCCATTGATTTGCTATCTGTTGTCTTATCGACAGTCGGTTTTGGCGGCGTTGTCTATGGTGTCAGCTCCGGCGGAAGTTTGGGATGGACCGATGCTATTGTGCTCGGCTCGATTGGAATCGGGTTTATGGCCCTTATTCTATTTGCAATCCGGCAAGTAAGGATGCCGGAACCTATGTTGAATTTGCGAGCGTTCAAGCATTCTTTATTCACATTGGGCTTGGTTATGAATGTCATTACATTTTTCAATATGCTGTCATTGCTAGTCGTCCTGCCGATGTATATGCAGATGGCATTGCTGATTTCAGCGTTCGTCTCAGGTCTGGTCCTGTTGCCGGGGAGTTTGCTCAACTGTGTTCTCGCGCCCATTGTCGGGCGGTTATTTGATAAATATGGTCCGAGGGCTCTTATCACACCCGGAACGATCCTCGTCGTCATCGCGTATATCCTTTACATATCGCTTGGATCGAATACTGCATTATGGCCCGTTATCTTGGCCCATATGATCATGATGCTGGGAATCGGCATGGTGATTCCCTCTGTGCAGACGAACACTCTGAATGCCTTGCCGCGCAAATTGTATCCGGATGGAATTGCGATTTCGCAAACATCACAACAGGTGGCGGGTGCGCTCGGCATCGGCATTATGATTTCCTTGTTCACCGCGCGGCAGAATCAACTGCTTTTAACAGTGCCCGATGTTTCGTCAGCCGCTTCCTCTGCAGCTTTCGTTGTATTTATGGTTGGCCTTCTATTTGCAGTTATCAATGTAATCTTGTCCTTGTTCATTAAGCGTCCTGCATCCTGA
- a CDS encoding catalase, with amino-acid sequence MKDERHEATQDSANEEDLTLTNRQGHPVTNNQNLRTIGNRGPATLENYHFIEKLSHFDRERIPERVVHARGAGAHGYFEAYGSAGDESIAKYTRAKLFQEKGKQTPVFVRFSSVIHGGHSPETLRDPRGFAVKFYTEDGNWDLVGNNLKIFFIRDAIKFPDMIHAFKPDPVTNIQDSERFFDFCANSPESFHMVTFIYSPWGIPANYRQMQGSGVNTYKWVNSEGEAVLVKYHWEPKQDIKNLTQQEAEEIQAKNFNHATQDLYEAIERGDYPEWELFVQIMSDDEHPELDFDPLDDTKLWPNDQFPWIPIGRMVLNKNPEDYFTEVEQVAFGTGVLVDGLDFSDDKMLQGRTFSYSDTQRYRVGPNYLQLPINAPKTRVATNQRGGQMQYKVDLAPGQNPHINYEPSILGGLQEAKPAGKEYTPHYDADLVRESIDRNDNTKQAGETYRAFEDWEKDELIHNLVNDLSKCDPRLQEKMIALAEDADEEYGRRLREGLANASKAGSSMRPLGNEGGEKGPKMAEEKGKETDSY; translated from the coding sequence ATGAAGGATGAAAGACATGAGGCTACGCAAGACTCGGCAAACGAAGAGGATTTGACGCTGACAAACCGGCAAGGGCATCCCGTTACAAACAATCAAAACTTGCGTACGATTGGGAACCGGGGACCTGCAACACTTGAGAACTACCATTTCATCGAAAAGCTGAGCCACTTTGACCGGGAACGGATTCCTGAACGTGTCGTCCATGCAAGAGGGGCAGGCGCTCACGGTTATTTCGAGGCGTACGGATCAGCAGGCGATGAATCGATAGCCAAATATACGAGAGCCAAGCTGTTTCAAGAAAAGGGGAAACAAACGCCTGTGTTCGTCCGCTTTTCTTCCGTTATCCATGGTGGCCATTCGCCCGAGACACTTCGGGATCCACGCGGCTTTGCGGTTAAGTTTTATACGGAAGACGGCAACTGGGATCTCGTCGGGAATAACTTGAAGATCTTTTTTATCCGCGATGCAATCAAGTTTCCAGATATGATTCATGCGTTCAAGCCCGATCCGGTTACGAACATCCAAGACAGCGAGCGCTTCTTTGATTTCTGCGCCAATTCACCGGAATCCTTCCATATGGTCACGTTCATTTACTCCCCCTGGGGCATTCCAGCCAATTACCGGCAGATGCAAGGCTCCGGGGTTAACACATACAAATGGGTGAACAGCGAAGGAGAAGCGGTTCTCGTTAAATATCACTGGGAGCCAAAACAAGACATCAAAAACTTGACGCAGCAAGAGGCAGAGGAAATTCAAGCGAAAAATTTCAACCATGCGACCCAGGATTTATATGAAGCCATCGAACGGGGCGATTATCCAGAGTGGGAGTTATTCGTCCAAATTATGAGCGACGACGAGCATCCGGAGCTGGACTTCGATCCGCTCGATGACACCAAACTATGGCCGAACGATCAATTCCCATGGATTCCGATCGGCCGGATGGTATTGAATAAAAACCCGGAGGACTATTTCACAGAAGTCGAGCAAGTCGCCTTTGGGACAGGTGTCCTGGTCGACGGCTTGGATTTTTCTGATGACAAGATGCTGCAAGGCCGGACATTCTCCTACTCCGATACCCAGCGGTACCGTGTGGGACCAAACTATCTCCAATTGCCGATCAATGCGCCAAAAACACGCGTCGCCACAAACCAAAGAGGCGGCCAAATGCAATACAAAGTAGACTTGGCACCAGGTCAAAATCCACATATCAATTACGAGCCTTCCATTCTTGGCGGCTTGCAAGAAGCGAAACCGGCCGGCAAAGAATATACCCCGCACTACGATGCCGATCTGGTCCGGGAATCTATTGACCGTAACGACAACACCAAGCAAGCCGGCGAAACATACCGCGCTTTCGAGGACTGGGAAAAGGATGAATTGATTCACAACCTAGTTAACGATCTATCGAAATGCGATCCGCGGCTTCAAGAAAAAATGATTGCTTTGGCCGAGGATGCCGATGAGGAATACGGCCGCCGTTTGCGCGAAGGACTCGCCAACGCCAGCAAGGCTGGTTCCAGCATGCGTCCCCTCGGAAATGAAGGCGGCGAAAAAGGCCCGAAAATGGCAGAGGAAAAAGGAAAAGAGACTGATTCATACTGA
- a CDS encoding YdhK family protein yields the protein MKKLMLLASAVMLILAAGCGNKEKADSEQNTKVETNQESSHHEMDHTGTGNVPNTLQVAADPTYPVGSEAIVQADHMEGMKGAVATIAGAYETTAYEVTYTPVDGGKKVPNHKWVIQEEIKDAGDQPLADGTEVTIEADHMKGMKGAKGVIDSSVKTTVYMIDYTPTTGGEPVTNHKWVTEDELSAK from the coding sequence ATGAAAAAACTTATGTTATTAGCAAGTGCGGTTATGCTGATTCTTGCTGCTGGTTGCGGAAATAAAGAAAAAGCCGATAGCGAACAGAATACGAAAGTTGAGACGAACCAAGAGTCCTCTCACCATGAGATGGATCACACGGGAACAGGAAATGTTCCGAACACGCTCCAAGTTGCCGCTGATCCTACATATCCAGTCGGCAGCGAAGCAATTGTCCAGGCGGACCATATGGAAGGAATGAAAGGGGCCGTGGCGACCATTGCAGGTGCCTATGAAACGACTGCCTATGAAGTGACCTATACGCCTGTTGATGGAGGAAAGAAAGTACCGAATCATAAATGGGTGATCCAAGAGGAAATTAAAGATGCAGGCGATCAACCGTTGGCGGACGGCACCGAAGTGACCATCGAGGCAGATCATATGAAAGGGATGAAAGGAGCAAAAGGAGTTATCGATTCCTCTGTGAAGACAACGGTATACATGATTGATTACACTCCTACGACTGGAGGAGAGCCCGTGACCAATCATAAGTGGGTCACGGAAGATGAACTTTCGGCGAAGTGA
- a CDS encoding FtsX-like permease family protein: MKSLNDIAFRFFRANPFIVFTSFVSIAIAVSLIVTLSVFSSNAKQSLQDEMKALFGEQDVAIVYDSEGPAYDEEALFHFAAAHPGTEEISEVFVTRAFVVPLGGNVYTVGMENDDLARSRYNTTVDLDANSVVMSEQLARSLQLEIGDEVEIENGRFTLVEIIKNIEGAGMVPDMVIFSLETAKSFPSNEYELTTTALMIKAVPGTDVVSMAVDLQKFDDRLRIDVMEQEEFVKQNMESLTVFIGVMAVLILLVTSMMVISNFDLLLYKNRNQFAIMRAMGARTKQIANIVLIQSTVINSAGTLIGLLLAAGGNQLIQPLFGRLFSIEMAATTFAWQVAIPVALICAIVIQGFLTIPAYKASKALPIQLFEENEKIDFAHSSKRRNWGLLLAAISILAIIIGFVSPDGEGGKALALLVGGLLCIVSLFLLLPLYMAPLLRALIPVVQKVFGKEAAVAIQTMVPQIRKNTLVILSISLVMTITVFGSVLLNTIQQNGLTYIHKQFPTSVVLKSRIWDSEIPTLELQKKVEEQFPGGKVYASSDAAPGEIQLTGKEAEFGYILTDLTALDLENSKEIEPTSEMVVSKEFAKEHDLQVGDSYRIGVYSNTTMQVEWIDQMVVGAISTTMSGVDAMMDWKATQFWNEFTTFNSLYIDTDDEAEVLNAVEPLKQQYPELQLFGHQKSIDEANTMFLQRWSIFLMVLAALVLSVMTGVCNTLINTIYSKRKEFAVLRTIGVRPGGVGKVILTQVILYVVIGLCFGAICGFLLSWIILLIDPGKLYVNAPLLWSVAAAMVIISVALFVPIGRKLGNRKISVEVLQDNK, translated from the coding sequence ATGAAGTCGTTGAATGATATAGCCTTCCGGTTTTTTCGCGCCAATCCGTTTATCGTATTCACCTCGTTTGTCAGTATAGCGATTGCAGTGTCCTTAATTGTCACCTTATCCGTCTTTTCGTCTAATGCAAAGCAATCGCTGCAGGATGAAATGAAGGCGTTGTTCGGCGAGCAAGATGTGGCTATCGTCTATGACAGTGAAGGACCAGCTTATGATGAGGAGGCGTTATTCCATTTTGCCGCGGCGCATCCGGGGACGGAAGAAATTTCGGAAGTGTTCGTAACAAGAGCATTTGTCGTACCTTTAGGCGGCAATGTGTATACCGTCGGGATGGAGAACGATGATCTTGCGAGAAGCAGGTATAATACAACAGTCGATTTGGATGCAAACTCCGTCGTCATGTCGGAACAGCTGGCCCGCTCTTTGCAACTCGAAATCGGCGATGAAGTCGAGATCGAAAACGGCCGCTTCACGTTAGTGGAAATTATAAAAAATATTGAAGGGGCAGGCATGGTTCCGGATATGGTCATCTTTTCACTGGAGACGGCCAAATCGTTTCCAAGCAACGAGTATGAGCTGACGACCACTGCACTGATGATCAAAGCAGTACCCGGTACGGATGTCGTTTCCATGGCAGTTGATTTGCAGAAGTTTGATGACAGACTGCGGATCGATGTCATGGAGCAAGAGGAATTCGTTAAGCAGAACATGGAGTCCTTGACGGTGTTCATCGGCGTGATGGCTGTTTTAATATTGCTTGTGACGTCCATGATGGTCATATCCAACTTTGACCTGCTGTTGTATAAAAATCGGAACCAGTTTGCAATTATGCGTGCAATGGGAGCACGGACGAAACAGATTGCCAACATCGTTTTGATTCAAAGTACTGTGATCAATTCCGCAGGGACACTCATCGGGCTGCTATTGGCGGCAGGCGGAAATCAACTGATCCAACCGCTCTTCGGGCGTCTGTTTTCCATAGAGATGGCGGCAACCACATTTGCCTGGCAGGTCGCGATTCCGGTGGCACTCATTTGTGCGATTGTCATTCAGGGCTTTCTGACCATCCCGGCCTATAAGGCATCCAAGGCTTTGCCGATCCAATTGTTCGAGGAAAATGAAAAAATTGATTTTGCTCATTCCTCAAAGAGAAGGAATTGGGGCTTGTTGTTAGCTGCGATCTCCATACTCGCAATCATCATCGGCTTTGTCAGTCCAGATGGAGAAGGAGGTAAAGCGCTTGCCTTATTAGTCGGCGGGTTGCTATGCATCGTCTCGCTATTCCTTCTGCTGCCTCTGTATATGGCACCGTTGTTACGCGCGCTCATTCCGGTCGTGCAAAAAGTGTTCGGAAAAGAGGCGGCCGTTGCCATACAGACGATGGTCCCGCAAATACGCAAAAATACACTCGTTATTTTATCGATCAGTCTTGTGATGACCATAACCGTATTCGGCTCGGTTTTATTAAATACCATCCAACAAAATGGGTTGACCTATATTCACAAGCAATTTCCGACCTCAGTCGTCTTGAAGAGCAGAATATGGGATTCCGAAATCCCAACATTGGAACTGCAAAAGAAAGTGGAGGAACAATTTCCGGGGGGGAAAGTGTATGCATCCAGCGACGCGGCTCCAGGGGAGATTCAACTGACGGGGAAGGAAGCGGAATTCGGCTATATTTTAACAGATTTGACTGCACTAGACTTGGAGAACAGCAAGGAAATTGAACCGACTTCGGAAATGGTCGTATCAAAGGAATTTGCAAAGGAACATGACTTGCAGGTCGGGGATTCTTATCGGATCGGTGTCTATTCTAATACTACGATGCAAGTAGAATGGATTGATCAGATGGTTGTAGGCGCCATTTCCACTACCATGTCCGGGGTGGATGCCATGATGGATTGGAAGGCGACCCAGTTCTGGAATGAATTCACCACGTTCAATTCCCTCTACATCGATACGGATGATGAAGCGGAAGTGCTGAATGCTGTCGAACCATTGAAGCAGCAATATCCAGAGCTACAATTGTTTGGCCATCAAAAATCAATTGACGAGGCAAATACCATGTTCCTGCAACGGTGGTCGATCTTCCTCATGGTGCTTGCGGCGCTTGTTTTGTCCGTCATGACAGGCGTTTGCAATACACTTATCAATACGATTTATTCCAAACGGAAAGAGTTTGCTGTCTTACGGACAATCGGTGTGCGGCCAGGGGGTGTCGGAAAGGTCATTTTGACACAGGTCATCCTGTATGTCGTAATCGGGCTATGTTTTGGCGCGATCTGCGGGTTTTTATTATCCTGGATTATTCTGCTCATCGACCCAGGTAAATTGTATGTGAATGCACCTTTGCTCTGGTCAGTCGCAGCAGCTATGGTCATCATCAGTGTGGCACTGTTCGTGCCGATTGGCCGTAAACTAGGCAACAGAAAAATAAGCGTGGAAGTGCTGCAAGATAATAAGTGA